Proteins co-encoded in one Streptomyces roseochromogenus subsp. oscitans DS 12.976 genomic window:
- a CDS encoding TetR/AcrR family transcriptional regulator — MVRRNDQRRAALVDAAIEVLARDGARGLTFRAVDGAAAVPPGTASNYFSSRDELLTQAGARVYERLQPDEATLARHRTAGRHRETYAELMRELVGRVAAFRTGYLALLELRLEATRRPELRAVLTERVRADLAANVAYHEASGLPGDATAVKLLYLALNWLIVEQLTLPDVLSEAERDELVTAAVERIVTET, encoded by the coding sequence ATGGTGAGACGCAACGACCAACGGCGTGCCGCCCTCGTCGACGCCGCGATCGAGGTGCTGGCGCGGGACGGGGCACGCGGGCTGACCTTCCGGGCGGTGGACGGGGCGGCCGCCGTGCCTCCCGGTACGGCGTCCAACTACTTCTCCAGCCGCGACGAGCTGCTCACCCAGGCCGGCGCCCGCGTCTACGAGCGGCTCCAGCCCGACGAGGCCACGCTCGCCCGCCACCGGACCGCCGGCCGCCACCGGGAGACGTACGCGGAGCTGATGCGTGAACTCGTGGGCCGGGTCGCCGCCTTCCGCACCGGATACCTCGCACTGCTGGAACTCCGGCTGGAGGCGACCCGCCGCCCGGAGCTGCGCGCGGTGCTCACCGAGCGGGTCCGCGCCGATCTCGCCGCCAACGTCGCCTATCACGAGGCCTCCGGGCTGCCCGGCGACGCCACGGCCGTCAAGCTGCTCTACCTTGCCCTGAACTGGCTGATCGTCGAACAACTCACCCTGCCGGACGTGCTCTCCGAGGCGGAGCGGGACGAACTGGTGACGGCGGCGGTCGAGCGGATCGTGACGGAGACCTGA
- a CDS encoding TetR/AcrR family transcriptional regulator, which yields MESERHGPERGAGRGILGAEGPEVTDLRLVRGARARQRVARHAVDIASLEGLDGLSIGRLAADLGLSKSGVQTLFRTKENLQLAAAECAHREFERAVVRPARAFPAGAARLRALTEHWIAYAQTPLFAGGCFWSANLPAYDSRPGAVRDALLAHREAWLKLIAEQLGQAAGAGDPAAPDVELAAFQLDAVCNAANIAMRLGDDGAARKVRRVVEGFLRGAR from the coding sequence ATGGAAAGCGAACGACACGGTCCGGAGCGCGGCGCGGGGCGGGGAATCCTGGGTGCGGAGGGGCCTGAGGTGACCGATCTGCGGCTGGTGCGCGGTGCGCGCGCCCGGCAGCGGGTCGCGCGGCACGCCGTCGACATCGCCTCGCTGGAGGGGCTCGATGGACTCAGTATCGGACGGCTGGCCGCTGACCTCGGGCTGAGCAAGAGCGGTGTCCAGACGCTGTTCCGGACCAAGGAGAACCTGCAGCTGGCCGCCGCCGAATGCGCGCACCGCGAGTTCGAGCGGGCCGTGGTGCGACCCGCTCGGGCCTTCCCGGCGGGTGCCGCCCGGCTGCGGGCGCTGACCGAGCACTGGATCGCCTACGCGCAGACGCCCCTTTTCGCCGGCGGCTGCTTCTGGTCCGCCAACCTTCCCGCCTACGACAGCCGCCCCGGCGCGGTCCGTGACGCCCTGCTCGCCCACCGCGAGGCATGGCTGAAACTGATCGCCGAACAGCTGGGGCAGGCCGCAGGCGCCGGTGACCCCGCCGCGCCGGACGTGGAGCTGGCCGCGTTCCAGCTGGACGCCGTCTGCAACGCAGCCAACATCGCGATGCGGCTCGGGGACGACGGTGCCGCCCGCAAGGTGCGCCGGGTGGTGGAGGGGTTCCTCCGGGGGGCGCGCTGA
- a CDS encoding TetR/AcrR family transcriptional regulator, whose protein sequence is MGETNESRLAQARCEVSPRKLEKQMAIASASCTLFGREGYARASVDALAAEAGVSTRTLYNHFPGGKAQLFQTVVTWTSNEVRDAQLVRLRATLDPERPPRAEDLERDLVALACAFVGLMADYPNHFALVRHIHAEADHVPPEVLKAWHEAGPGPVGRAVAGAMTHLADAGLLDVHGDAAMTAAHFMALTTHTIVQSTNYGVHPLPAAETDRLIRGGVAAFLRAYGRDGLSPSG, encoded by the coding sequence GTGGGCGAAACGAACGAGTCCCGGCTGGCGCAGGCGCGATGCGAGGTCTCACCGCGCAAGCTGGAGAAGCAGATGGCGATCGCGAGCGCGTCCTGCACGCTCTTCGGCCGCGAAGGCTATGCGCGCGCCTCGGTCGACGCGCTGGCCGCCGAGGCCGGCGTCTCCACGCGCACGCTCTACAACCACTTCCCCGGCGGCAAGGCCCAGCTCTTCCAGACGGTGGTGACCTGGACGTCCAACGAGGTCCGCGATGCCCAACTCGTCCGTCTGCGGGCCACGTTGGACCCCGAGCGGCCGCCCCGCGCCGAGGATCTGGAACGCGATCTGGTCGCCCTGGCCTGCGCGTTCGTCGGCCTCATGGCCGACTACCCGAACCACTTCGCGCTCGTCCGGCACATCCACGCCGAGGCCGACCATGTGCCGCCGGAGGTCCTCAAGGCCTGGCACGAGGCCGGTCCCGGACCGGTCGGCCGGGCCGTCGCCGGGGCGATGACCCACCTCGCGGACGCCGGACTGCTCGACGTGCACGGCGACGCGGCGATGACCGCCGCCCACTTCATGGCCCTGACCACCCACACGATCGTCCAGTCCACCAACTACGGCGTCCACCCCCTCCCGGCCGCGGAGACGGACCGGCTGATCAGGGGCGGCGTGGCGGCGTTCCTGCGGGCCTACGGGCGCGACGGCCTCAGCCCCTCCGGCTGA
- a CDS encoding NADPH-dependent FMN reductase: protein MSVTSKEVLPAHDAPLRVAVLVGSVREGRQGRAVADWFLAAAATDDVLDLDVIDLAGLDLPLVLPGWGGTPSPAAAAALRDISPRLAAADAFVVVTPEYNHSFPASLKNFIDWHYTQWQAKPVGFVSYGGLGGGLRAVEQLRLVFAELHATTVRDSVSLHGPWSGLGEDGTPRDATVCAGAVKGMLGQLTWWGRALRAARAERPYAG, encoded by the coding sequence GTGTCCGTCACCAGCAAGGAAGTTCTGCCGGCCCATGACGCACCACTGCGCGTCGCCGTCCTCGTCGGCAGCGTCCGGGAAGGCCGGCAGGGCCGGGCCGTCGCCGACTGGTTCCTCGCCGCCGCCGCCACCGACGACGTCCTCGATCTCGACGTCATCGACCTCGCCGGGCTCGACCTCCCGTTGGTGCTGCCCGGCTGGGGCGGCACGCCGAGCCCCGCGGCCGCCGCCGCGCTGCGGGACATCTCGCCGCGGCTCGCCGCCGCCGACGCGTTCGTCGTCGTCACACCCGAGTACAACCACAGCTTCCCGGCGTCCCTGAAGAACTTCATCGACTGGCACTACACGCAGTGGCAGGCCAAGCCGGTCGGCTTCGTGTCGTACGGCGGCCTCGGCGGCGGGCTGCGCGCGGTCGAGCAACTCCGGCTGGTCTTCGCCGAACTGCACGCGACGACCGTGCGCGACTCGGTCAGCCTGCACGGCCCCTGGTCCGGCCTCGGGGAGGACGGCACACCCCGGGACGCGACCGTGTGCGCGGGTGCCGTGAAGGGCATGCTCGGTCAACTCACCTGGTGGGGGCGGGCGTTGCGAGCCGCGCGGGCCGAGCGCCCGTACGCGGGCTGA
- a CDS encoding DHA2 family efflux MFS transporter permease subunit — MKRATVLNRTLAVTVIGSMMAVLDMTIVNVAMRRLSQSFGASLETIQWTATAYTLALAAVIPTAAWAMARLGARRTYLTALTLFTLGSLLAACAWDAGSLIAFRAVQGLGGGLLQPVGMTMVMGAADRSRLGRAMAVGGLPLLVGPVAGPVLGGWLVDAASWHWIFLVNVPVGALALTLGLRLLPPDAPTNGTSAETGTGTARTAARLDLPGLLMLSPGLALLLYGLARGGERGDFGAPGALVPTLAGVALAAGFVRRALTASAPLLDLRLLRDRTFAAGIGTLALFTCGYFGAMLLGPLYWQQERGLSAMAAGLLGAPTGLVVGTTMQIAARRIDKVAPRRLIPAGIAAAALGMALLAWQSGVPGVAPWRMVASAMVLGVGAGVVLMPTMTTASRELPAERLAAASTALSINSQLGASVGTAALSVALGETGTTPPGFRTAYAIAATLLALATLPALRLPSGTRGLPSGTRD, encoded by the coding sequence GTGAAACGAGCCACGGTCCTGAACCGCACCCTGGCCGTCACCGTCATCGGCTCGATGATGGCGGTGCTCGACATGACGATCGTCAACGTCGCGATGCGCCGGCTCTCGCAGTCCTTCGGCGCCTCGCTGGAGACCATCCAGTGGACCGCCACCGCGTACACGCTCGCGCTGGCCGCCGTCATCCCGACCGCCGCCTGGGCCATGGCCCGGCTCGGCGCCAGGCGCACCTATCTGACGGCGCTCACCCTCTTCACCCTCGGCTCACTGCTCGCAGCGTGTGCCTGGGACGCGGGCAGCCTCATCGCCTTCCGGGCGGTGCAGGGTCTCGGAGGCGGGCTGCTGCAGCCGGTCGGCATGACGATGGTGATGGGCGCCGCCGACCGCAGCCGCCTCGGCCGTGCGATGGCCGTGGGCGGGCTGCCCCTCCTGGTCGGGCCGGTCGCCGGGCCGGTGCTCGGCGGCTGGCTGGTCGACGCCGCCTCCTGGCACTGGATCTTCCTGGTCAACGTGCCCGTCGGCGCCCTGGCCCTGACGCTCGGACTGCGGCTCCTGCCGCCGGACGCGCCGACGAACGGGACCAGCGCCGAGACCGGTACCGGCACCGCGAGGACCGCCGCCCGGCTGGACCTCCCCGGCCTGCTGATGCTCTCGCCCGGACTCGCCCTGCTCCTGTACGGCCTGGCCCGGGGCGGCGAGCGCGGCGACTTCGGCGCACCCGGCGCCCTCGTGCCGACGCTCGCCGGCGTGGCCCTCGCGGCGGGCTTCGTACGCCGGGCGCTCACCGCGTCCGCACCGCTGCTGGACCTGCGGCTGCTGCGCGACCGCACCTTCGCCGCCGGCATCGGCACGCTCGCGCTGTTCACCTGCGGCTACTTCGGCGCGATGCTGCTCGGCCCGCTCTACTGGCAGCAGGAGCGCGGCCTGAGCGCCATGGCGGCCGGCCTGCTGGGCGCGCCGACGGGTCTGGTCGTCGGTACGACGATGCAGATCGCGGCGCGACGGATCGACAAAGTGGCACCGCGCCGGCTGATCCCGGCCGGGATCGCGGCGGCCGCCCTCGGAATGGCGCTGCTGGCCTGGCAGTCCGGGGTGCCCGGGGTCGCGCCCTGGCGGATGGTGGCCTCGGCGATGGTGCTGGGCGTCGGCGCCGGCGTGGTGCTGATGCCGACGATGACCACCGCGAGCCGGGAGCTGCCCGCGGAACGGCTGGCCGCGGCGAGCACCGCGCTGAGCATCAACTCCCAACTGGGCGCGTCCGTCGGAACGGCCGCCCTGTCGGTGGCACTCGGCGAGACGGGCACGACCCCACCCGGCTTCCGCACCGCATACGCCATCGCGGCGACCTTGCTGGCCTTGGCGACCCTGCCGGCCCTCCGCCTCCCCTCGGGCACCCGCGGCCTCCCATCGGGCACCCGTGACTGA
- a CDS encoding GTP cyclohydrolase II, which translates to MPDTPAATTRARVRVPLRFHDGYSVDAELVTFHGLGDGQEHVAVVLGDPAPGSVPLVRLHSECLTGDVFGSARCDCGPQLREAVERIADRGGVLLYLRQEGRGIGLYNKLDAYALQDQGLDTYEANAALGLPEDARDYTAAAQMLAALGIGELDLLSNNPDKAEQLRALGVVVRDRVPTGVFTTAHNVRYLRAKVLQTRHTLPLAELTERNAG; encoded by the coding sequence ATGCCCGACACCCCCGCCGCCACGACGCGCGCCCGCGTCCGGGTACCGCTGCGTTTCCACGACGGCTACAGCGTCGACGCCGAACTCGTCACCTTCCACGGCCTGGGCGACGGCCAGGAGCACGTCGCGGTCGTCCTCGGTGACCCGGCCCCGGGCTCCGTCCCGCTGGTGCGCCTGCACTCCGAGTGCCTGACCGGCGACGTCTTCGGTTCGGCCCGCTGCGACTGCGGTCCCCAGCTGCGCGAGGCGGTCGAGCGCATCGCCGACCGCGGCGGCGTCCTGCTCTACCTCCGCCAGGAGGGCCGCGGCATCGGCCTCTACAACAAGCTCGACGCCTACGCCCTGCAGGACCAGGGCCTCGACACCTACGAGGCGAACGCCGCGCTCGGCCTGCCGGAGGACGCCCGCGACTACACGGCCGCCGCGCAGATGCTCGCCGCCCTCGGCATCGGGGAGCTGGACCTGCTGTCCAACAACCCCGACAAGGCGGAGCAGTTGCGTGCGCTGGGCGTCGTCGTACGGGACCGGGTGCCGACCGGTGTCTTCACCACGGCCCACAACGTCCGCTACCTGCGTGCGAAGGTCCTGCAGACCCGGCACACCCTGCCGCTGGCGGAACTTACGGAACGGAACGCGGGCTGA
- a CDS encoding MarR family winged helix-turn-helix transcriptional regulator: MTTRWLSPEEQRAWRAYMAATHLLEDAMDRQLQQDAGMPHLFYSVLANLSEAPDRRLRMTDLAETLKITRSRLTYAVTRLERDGLVRREDCRWDKRSSIAVLTDEGMAVLERTAPGHVAVVRATLFDRLTPEQVGQLEEIFTGVARGLQGGSEAGTDDVPWRRRSSCSGS, from the coding sequence ATGACGACCCGCTGGCTCAGCCCCGAGGAGCAGCGCGCGTGGCGCGCGTACATGGCCGCGACCCACCTCCTGGAGGACGCGATGGACCGGCAGCTCCAACAGGACGCCGGCATGCCCCACCTGTTCTACTCGGTGCTGGCCAACCTCTCCGAGGCGCCCGACCGGCGGCTGCGCATGACCGATCTCGCCGAGACGCTGAAGATCACGCGCAGTCGGCTGACTTATGCGGTGACCCGCCTGGAGCGGGACGGGCTGGTGCGCAGGGAGGACTGCCGCTGGGACAAGCGCAGCAGCATCGCCGTGCTGACGGACGAGGGGATGGCCGTGCTGGAGCGTACGGCGCCCGGGCACGTCGCGGTCGTGCGCGCCACCCTGTTCGACCGGCTCACGCCGGAGCAGGTGGGGCAGCTGGAGGAGATCTTCACGGGGGTAGCGCGCGGATTGCAGGGCGGGAGCGAGGCCGGGACGGACGACGTTCCCTGGCGGCGCCGGTCGTCCTGTTCCGGCTCCTGA
- a CDS encoding dihydrofolate reductase family protein: MSYPYVLLSAAVSLDGYLDDTGPERLLLSSPADFDRVDAVRASVDAILIGAGTIRADNPRLLVNSAERRAARVREGRPEYPLKVTVTATGDLDPGAKFWHTGGDKLVYTTDKGAERATHRLGGAVDVVPLGSDLDWRALLSHLHDVRGVRRLMVEGGGTVHTQLLRQGLADELQLVVAPLFVGDPAAPRLFGPGGYQPGRLRLTEARRIEDVVLMRYEPTAPGTGPFPAAADRHWLRTACELAALCPPSPTAFSVGAVVVAADGTELARAHSREGDDPVVHAEEAALAKIDPADPRLPAATVYSSLEPCARRASRPAPCSELILRAGVRRVVTAWQEPDTFVAGADGRGILVKGGAEVVVLPEYEDQAKAPNRHLLG; this comes from the coding sequence ATGTCGTATCCGTACGTGCTGCTGTCCGCCGCCGTCTCCCTCGACGGCTACCTGGACGACACCGGTCCCGAACGGCTTCTGCTGTCCAGCCCGGCCGACTTCGACCGGGTCGACGCGGTACGGGCCTCCGTCGACGCCATCCTGATCGGAGCCGGCACGATCCGGGCCGACAACCCGCGGCTGCTGGTCAACTCCGCCGAGCGCCGCGCGGCCCGCGTCCGGGAGGGCCGGCCGGAGTACCCGCTGAAGGTGACCGTCACAGCCACCGGCGACCTCGACCCCGGTGCGAAGTTCTGGCACACCGGCGGCGACAAGCTCGTCTACACGACCGACAAGGGCGCCGAGCGGGCCACCCACCGCCTCGGCGGCGCCGTCGACGTCGTCCCGCTCGGCTCCGACCTCGACTGGCGCGCCCTGCTGTCCCACCTGCACGACGTGCGCGGCGTACGGCGGCTGATGGTCGAGGGCGGCGGCACGGTCCACACCCAGCTGCTGCGCCAGGGCCTCGCCGACGAGCTGCAGCTGGTCGTCGCCCCGCTGTTCGTCGGCGACCCGGCCGCGCCCCGCCTCTTCGGCCCGGGCGGCTACCAGCCCGGCCGGCTGCGGCTGACCGAGGCCCGACGGATCGAGGACGTGGTCCTCATGCGCTACGAGCCCACGGCCCCCGGCACCGGCCCGTTCCCCGCCGCCGCCGACCGTCACTGGCTGCGCACCGCCTGCGAACTCGCCGCGCTGTGCCCGCCCTCGCCCACGGCGTTCAGCGTGGGTGCGGTGGTGGTCGCCGCCGACGGTACGGAGCTGGCCCGCGCCCACTCGCGCGAGGGGGACGACCCCGTGGTCCACGCGGAGGAGGCCGCGCTCGCGAAGATCGACCCGGCGGACCCTCGGCTGCCTGCCGCCACCGTCTACAGCAGCCTGGAGCCGTGCGCCCGGCGTGCCTCCCGCCCCGCGCCGTGCTCCGAGCTGATCCTCCGGGCCGGGGTACGGCGGGTGGTCACTGCCTGGCAGGAGCCGGACACGTTCGTGGCGGGCGCCGACGGTAGGGGGATTCTGGTGAAGGGCGGCGCCGAGGTGGTCGTACTGCCGGAGTACGAGGACCAGGCCAAGGCGCCGAACAGGCACCTGCTGGGGTGA
- a CDS encoding M23 family metallopeptidase produces the protein MASNRPAPEAPFVPAQPEPETFGYGSYRGEEGPWEEWNPTEESLTTVRGRHRVAKQRGGFARSSTVLGVGVMAAVGAGGMASANTGKPPVSISLPDSVTHFFGDDSSHQATATGLSKVGVTSESADSGDAGEALRNRIMAQAEQQQSKADSKATAAALAAAEKQTAAAAAKAEKEAAAKAADAQAKAEADAKKAAEAKRLAELAKQYTLPVVSYTITGTFGQPGAMWSSGYHTGLDFAAPTGTLIKAIHGGTITEAGWAGAYGYRTVLTLDDGTELWFCHQSSINVSVGQKVSTGDVIGRIGATGNVTGPHLHLEVHPNGQASAIDPAPWLRDKGLNP, from the coding sequence GTGGCGTCCAACCGGCCTGCCCCAGAAGCCCCGTTCGTGCCCGCGCAACCCGAGCCGGAGACCTTCGGCTACGGCTCCTACCGCGGCGAGGAGGGCCCCTGGGAGGAGTGGAACCCCACCGAGGAATCCCTCACCACCGTCCGCGGCCGGCACCGTGTCGCCAAGCAGCGCGGCGGATTCGCGCGCAGCTCCACCGTCCTCGGCGTCGGCGTGATGGCCGCCGTCGGCGCGGGCGGCATGGCCAGCGCCAACACCGGCAAGCCGCCGGTCTCCATATCCCTGCCGGACTCCGTCACCCACTTCTTCGGCGACGACTCCTCCCACCAGGCCACCGCCACCGGGCTCAGCAAGGTCGGCGTGACCTCCGAGAGCGCCGACAGCGGTGACGCCGGCGAGGCGCTGCGCAACCGGATCATGGCCCAGGCCGAGCAGCAGCAGAGCAAGGCCGACAGCAAGGCCACCGCCGCCGCGCTCGCCGCCGCCGAGAAGCAGACCGCCGCCGCCGCGGCCAAGGCGGAGAAGGAGGCCGCCGCCAAGGCCGCCGACGCCCAGGCGAAGGCGGAGGCCGACGCCAAGAAGGCGGCCGAGGCCAAGCGGCTGGCCGAGCTGGCCAAGCAGTACACCCTGCCCGTCGTCTCGTACACGATCACCGGCACCTTCGGCCAGCCCGGCGCGATGTGGTCCTCCGGCTACCACACCGGCCTCGACTTCGCCGCCCCCACCGGCACCCTCATCAAGGCCATCCACGGCGGCACGATCACCGAGGCGGGCTGGGCCGGCGCCTACGGCTACCGCACCGTCCTGACCCTGGACGACGGCACCGAGCTGTGGTTCTGCCACCAGTCCTCGATCAACGTCTCGGTCGGCCAGAAGGTCTCCACCGGCGATGTCATCGGGCGCATCGGCGCCACCGGCAATGTCACCGGCCCGCACCTCCACCTGGAGGTCCACCCGAACGGCCAGGCATCCGCCATCGACCCGGCGCCGTGGCTGCGGGACAAGGGCCTCAACCCCTGA
- a CDS encoding aldo/keto reductase, which translates to MTSLRTLGSSDIEVFPLSLGGNVFGWTADEETSFAVLDAYAAAGGNFIDTADAYSAWIEGNKGGESETIIGKWVKARGNRDNVVIATKVSQHPEYQGLSAANIKAAADASLRRLDTDYIDLYYTHFDKPEVPVEEIIGALDELVKAGKVRHIAASNITPERLKASLDFSDREGLARYVALQPHYNLVSRDTYEGPLQDLAAKEGLSAVPYFSLAAGFLTGKYRPGTTVDSARAGRAQQYADSERGQKVLTALDEIAAAHEVPVATVALAWLGAQPTITAPIASARTVEQLPALLGAADLKLTDEEVASLTEASA; encoded by the coding sequence ATGACGTCTTTGCGCACACTCGGCTCTTCCGACATCGAGGTCTTCCCGCTCTCCCTCGGCGGCAACGTCTTCGGCTGGACCGCCGACGAGGAGACCTCCTTCGCCGTCCTCGACGCCTACGCGGCGGCGGGCGGCAACTTCATCGACACCGCCGACGCCTACTCCGCCTGGATCGAGGGCAACAAGGGCGGCGAGTCCGAGACGATCATCGGCAAGTGGGTCAAGGCCCGCGGCAACCGTGACAACGTCGTCATCGCCACCAAGGTCAGCCAGCACCCCGAGTACCAGGGCCTGTCCGCCGCCAACATCAAGGCCGCCGCCGACGCCTCCCTGCGCCGCCTGGACACCGACTACATCGACCTCTACTACACCCACTTCGACAAGCCCGAGGTCCCGGTCGAGGAGATCATCGGCGCCCTCGACGAGCTGGTGAAGGCGGGCAAGGTCCGGCACATCGCCGCCTCCAACATCACCCCCGAGCGCCTCAAGGCCTCCCTCGACTTCTCCGACCGCGAGGGCCTGGCCCGCTATGTCGCCCTCCAGCCCCACTACAACCTGGTCTCCCGCGACACCTACGAGGGCCCGCTGCAGGACCTGGCCGCCAAGGAGGGTCTGTCCGCGGTCCCGTACTTCTCCCTCGCCGCGGGCTTCCTGACCGGCAAGTACCGCCCCGGCACCACGGTCGACAGCGCCCGCGCGGGCCGGGCCCAGCAGTACGCGGACTCCGAGCGCGGCCAGAAGGTCCTCACGGCCCTGGACGAGATCGCCGCCGCGCATGAGGTCCCCGTCGCCACGGTCGCCCTCGCCTGGCTCGGCGCCCAGCCGACCATCACCGCCCCGATCGCCTCGGCCCGCACGGTGGAGCAGCTCCCGGCGCTGCTGGGGGCGGCGGACCTGAAGCTGACGGACGAGGAAGTGGCGAGCCTGACGGAGGCGTCGGCCTAG
- a CDS encoding PrsW family intramembrane metalloprotease encodes MATSPPFPTYPPGPEGLVLRHPHWWQRRWVRYGALITLLALSGLVILALVRRQTGTEGFLVGLGLAMLPVPWLIAAFRWLDRVEPGPWRNLVFAFAWGACAAALIAIVANSFATKWIATATADPASANTLGATVIAPIVEESAKAAAVLLVFLFRRRDFTGIVDGVVIAGITATGFAFTENILYLGTAFGTDQLSGDRGIASVTAATFFVRIVMSPFAHPLFTTLTGLGFGVAALSAERQRARRVLLPVCGLLLAMSMHAFWNGSSTFGEFGFFAVYGAFMMPVFGLLTWLAIWTRQRELRTVREELPAYVLAGWLGPAEPFALGSMRARGTARDYARHHHGRAAARAVAQYEAYATSLAFLRRRGRQGKAGADFVVRERELLDELWKRRDVARPALEYAARAAAPAWPTVPAASWPGYGYPAVPYPAYNPYRS; translated from the coding sequence GTGGCCACCAGTCCTCCGTTTCCGACGTATCCCCCGGGCCCAGAGGGCCTTGTGCTGCGCCATCCGCACTGGTGGCAGCGCCGGTGGGTGCGGTACGGGGCACTGATCACGCTGCTGGCGCTGTCCGGGCTGGTCATCCTGGCGCTGGTGCGCAGGCAGACCGGTACCGAGGGGTTTCTCGTGGGGCTCGGGCTGGCCATGCTGCCCGTGCCCTGGCTCATAGCCGCCTTCCGCTGGCTGGACCGGGTGGAGCCCGGCCCCTGGCGGAATCTGGTCTTCGCCTTCGCCTGGGGCGCGTGCGCGGCCGCGCTGATAGCCATCGTCGCCAACAGCTTCGCGACCAAGTGGATAGCCACCGCCACCGCCGATCCAGCCAGCGCCAACACGCTCGGCGCCACCGTGATAGCGCCCATCGTGGAGGAGTCCGCCAAGGCCGCCGCCGTACTGCTGGTCTTTCTCTTCCGCAGACGTGACTTCACCGGGATCGTGGACGGGGTGGTGATAGCGGGGATCACCGCCACCGGGTTCGCGTTCACCGAGAACATCCTCTACCTGGGTACAGCCTTCGGGACCGACCAGCTCTCCGGCGACCGCGGCATCGCCTCCGTCACCGCCGCCACCTTCTTCGTGCGCATCGTGATGTCCCCGTTCGCGCACCCCCTGTTCACCACCCTCACCGGTCTCGGCTTCGGTGTCGCCGCGCTCTCCGCCGAGCGGCAGCGCGCCCGGCGGGTGCTGCTGCCGGTCTGCGGTCTGCTGCTCGCAATGAGCATGCACGCCTTCTGGAACGGCTCCTCCACCTTCGGCGAGTTCGGGTTCTTCGCCGTCTACGGCGCGTTCATGATGCCCGTGTTCGGGCTGCTGACCTGGCTCGCGATCTGGACGCGGCAGCGGGAGCTGCGGACCGTGCGGGAGGAGCTGCCGGCGTATGTGCTGGCCGGGTGGCTGGGGCCGGCCGAGCCGTTCGCGCTCGGGTCGATGAGGGCGCGGGGGACGGCCCGTGACTACGCCCGGCACCACCATGGCCGGGCGGCGGCGCGGGCGGTGGCCCAGTACGAGGCGTACGCCACGTCGCTCGCGTTTCTACGGCGCCGGGGGCGGCAGGGGAAGGCCGGGGCCGACTTCGTCGTCCGGGAGCGGGAGCTGCTGGACGAGCTGTGGAAGCGGAGGGATGTGGCGCGCCCGGCCCTGGAGTATGCGGCGCGGGCGGCTGCGCCGGCCTGGCCGACGGTGCCTGCGGCGTCTTGGCCGGGGTACGGGTATCCGGCGGTGCCGTATCCCGCCTACAACCCGTATCGGTCGTAG
- the trmB gene encoding tRNA (guanosine(46)-N7)-methyltransferase TrmB → MSDFLNAPEAPSPAPHTPGASVRHTRAKGEPRFPDGPRADPAGSHFERRIRSFQPRRSRVTAGQADALQRLWPLWGLDIDGQRVIELSELFGNSKPVVLEIGFGMGEATAQMAAADPDTNILAVDVHTPGQGNLLNLADRGGMDNVRVANGDAIILLREMLTPDSLDGLRVYFPDPWPKKRHHKRRLIQPEFLTLAATRLRPGALVHCATDWEPYAEQMLEVLSAHPDFENTQADGGFAPRPEFRPLTRFEGQGLDKGHVVNDLLFHRVPHQGR, encoded by the coding sequence GTGTCTGACTTCCTCAACGCCCCCGAAGCCCCCTCGCCGGCCCCCCACACCCCCGGCGCCTCCGTTCGGCATACCCGGGCCAAGGGTGAGCCGCGGTTTCCGGACGGGCCCAGGGCGGATCCGGCCGGGTCGCACTTCGAGCGGCGGATCCGGAGTTTTCAGCCGCGGCGGAGTCGGGTGACCGCGGGGCAGGCCGATGCGTTGCAGCGGCTGTGGCCCCTGTGGGGACTCGACATCGACGGGCAGCGTGTGATCGAGCTCTCCGAGCTGTTCGGGAACAGCAAGCCCGTCGTGCTGGAGATCGGGTTCGGGATGGGCGAGGCCACCGCGCAGATGGCCGCCGCCGACCCGGACACCAATATCCTCGCCGTCGACGTGCACACGCCGGGGCAGGGGAATCTGCTGAATCTTGCCGACCGGGGCGGAATGGACAATGTCCGGGTGGCGAACGGGGACGCGATCATCCTGCTCAGGGAGATGCTCACCCCCGACTCGCTGGACGGGCTGCGCGTGTACTTCCCGGACCCCTGGCCCAAGAAACGGCATCACAAGCGGCGGCTCATCCAGCCCGAGTTCCTGACGCTCGCCGCGACCCGGCTGAGGCCCGGAGCGCTCGTGCACTGCGCGACCGACTGGGAGCCGTACGCCGAGCAGATGCTGGAGGTGCTCAGCGCGCACCCCGACTTCGAGAACACGCAGGCCGACGGCGGTTTCGCGCCACGCCCCGAGTTCCGGCCGCTGACCCGTTTCGAGGGTCAGGGACTGGACAAGGGACATGTGGTGAACGATCTGCTGTTCCATCGTGTACCGCACCAGGGCCGATAA